Proteins from a genomic interval of Macrobrachium nipponense isolate FS-2020 chromosome 33, ASM1510439v2, whole genome shotgun sequence:
- the LOC135202771 gene encoding merozoite surface protein 2-like, which produces MSQDEYLKIFIGVPKESRAKGTGRQLQSFHILPSNSARPFLRRGNTSNSSRRYRSSWVQLQTRVLHHSISGSSRSSRRGDTTAAETVAGTAEAHEYGYRSGRSSWLQFADEGTLYSGNRSRTWVHCSSRVVARAAEAHVAEAGAEAGAEAEAEGIAGAEAVVGAEAGAEAEGEGIAGAGAEAVVGAEAGAEAGAGAEAGAEAGAGAEGEAGAGAEAEAGAEAGAGAEGEAGAGAGAEQKQKQEQKHGAGARSGGSRSRSRSRSRSRSRSRSRSRSRSRSRSRSRSRSRSRSWSRKKESRSRKQKQKQEQEQEQEQEQEQEQEQKQKQEQEQKQ; this is translated from the exons ATGTCACAAGATGAATACCTTAAAATCTTCATCGGTGTCCCCAAGGAAAGTCGGGCGAAGGGGACCGGGCGACAACTCCAAAGTTTTCACATACTGCCATCTAATTCTGCTCGACCATTTTTGAG ACGTGGGAACACCAGTAACAGTAGCAGGCGCTACAGAAGCTCATGGGTACAGTTACAGACGCGGGTACTACACCACAGCATCAGTGGTAGTAGCAGGAGCAGCAGACGCGGGGACACTACAGCAGCAGAAACAGTAGCAGGAACAGCAGAAGCTCATGAATATGGTTACAGGAGTGGCAGAAGCTCATGGTTACAGTTTGCAGACGAGGGAACACTATACAGCGGCAACAGAAGCAGG ACGTGGGTACACTGCAGTAGCAGAGTAGTAGCAAGAGCCGCAGAAGCCCATG TAGCAGAAGCAGGAGCAGAGGCaggagcagaagcagaagcagaaggaaTAGCAGGAGCAGAAGCAGTAGTAGGAGCAGAAGCAGGAGCAGAAGCAGAAGGAGAAGGAatagcaggagcaggagcagaagCAGTAGTAGGAGCAGAGGCAGGAGCagaagcaggagcaggagcagaagCAGGAGCAGAAGCAGGAGCTGGAGCAGAAGGagaagcaggagcaggagcagaagcagaagcaggagcAGAAGCAGGAGCTGGAGCAGAAGGagaagcaggagcaggagcaggagcagagcagaagcagaagcaggagcAGAAGCATGGAGCTGGAGCAAGAAGCGGaggaagcaggagcaggagcagaagcaggagcaggagcaggagcaggagcaggagcaggagcaggagcaggagcaggagcaggagcaggagcagaagcagaagcagaagcaggagcTGGAGCAGGAAGAAGGAGAGCAGGAGcaggaagcagaagcagaagcaggagcaggagcaggagcaggagcaggagcaggagcaggagcaggagcagaagcagaagcaggagcaggagcagaagCAGTAG